Sequence from the Hemibagrus wyckioides isolate EC202008001 linkage group LG28, SWU_Hwy_1.0, whole genome shotgun sequence genome:
AGGAAGAGGAGGCACTTCTGGACGAAGGTCTGGTCCGTGCTCGCACCATGGAGGACCTGGAGGGTCTGGTGCATGATGGGATTGCGGAAGAGTCTGTGGCATCTGTTCCACACGCTGCCAGTGTGGACGCGGCGTCTGAGCCACACAGcaggaggaagaaagaaatcGACCCgagagaagtgctcactaaagACGCCAACGTGATTAAAGTGCCGCTGGCGCCGACGCTGttggagggagaggaagaggaggtgagTCCTGGGAGGAAGAATCCACTTCTTATACATTTATACCTTCCACTTTATATCCTGATTTCCTCAAAGGTGTTAAACACAAAGaccaacattaacacactgtacattactcactctctctctctctctctctctctctctctctcacacacacttacacacacacacactttcactctctctctctctcactcacttgctctctcacacacactttcactctctctcctcacacacactctctctctaacacactttctctctcttacacacacacactttctatctCTTTGATCAGTGATTATCTGATtatatgggatttttttttattattttttatctaaaacattaaaaaataataaacctcAATTAATACATTTGCTTTAAAAATGAAGAGGAGAGCCAATCAGAGTAGAGTCCGTCATTAAGAGGTTTTGTAGAGAAAATTCCATAGAAATTCCACCTTTAAACTGCAGTAAAAATGGACATTTAATGCTGAAATAAATGCTTTTgagttttattactttttaaaaatttctttaaaaaaaaaaagtctcttttCTGATCTGATGAACCTGAGAGCTGTTTTACAGCAAAAGTTTAAGATTAGATGAAGTTAAAACTCCTAAATAATTGTTTACACAGAAATCTCAGCTGATGAAAAGACAAAactgaacaaacaaaacaagattaaagagtaaaaatcttaaaaagaGTTGAGCAACATCTGATAAACGATTTGTAAAAGAggaattatattattaacaaatgctgtttttatttttattgaccaTTTACTCCGCCCACTTCTCCGTGAGAGACGGACTGCTCCGAGACGCTCAAATTGTTTTGAGAATCTGCTCCAATCGGGACGTGACTCAGTTACACGTGAAAACGTCTTTCTCTGGTTCCTGCGCTATACAGTCTGAACATGTCTAAAATGAGAGGAAGAAGCTACGCTAAAGCAATCTGCCAAATTCCTTCAGCGCGTGGTGTCTGTGAGTTTGTTATGGTCATGGAGATGGTGTATGAAGCAGTGTAAATTCCTTCATATTGTGTTTTGCTCATTAATGCGATTTTCTCACGTGTTTATTCCGGCCCTGGTTTTCCGCTCTGCTGCGTCTCCAGCTTTAATTGCGACGTGTTCAGTGTGTAATTATCTTTTATACTCATGATATTACCAGTGGTTCTGCAGCTGGAGTGAAGGAGCTACTCGCTCTCACCTCCttattctctccttctctctctctctctctctctctctctctccctcttccttattctctccttctctctctctctctctctctctctcccacctccttattctctccttctctctctctctctctctctctctctccctcttccttattctctccttctctctctctctctctctctctctctctctcccacttccttattctctccttctctctctctctctctctcccacctccttattctctccttctctctctctctctctctctctcccacctccttattctctccttctctctctctctctctctctctctctcccacctccttattctctccttctctctctctctctctctcccacctccttattctctccttctctctctctctctccctctctctctctctctctctcccacttccttattctctccttctctctctctctctctctcccacctccttattctctacttctctctctctctctctcccacctccttattctctccttctctctctctcactctcccacttccttattctctccttctctctctctctctctctctctctctctccctcccacttccttattctctccttctctctctctctctctctctctctctctctctctctctcccacttccttattctctccttctctctctctctctctctctcccacttccttattctctccttctctctctctctctctctcccacctccttattctctccttctctctctctctctctctctcccacctccttattctctccttctctctctctctctctctctctctctctcccacttccttattctctccttctctctctctctctctctctctctctgtctcccactTCCttattctctccttctctctctctctctctctctcccacctccttattctctccttctctctctctcactctcccacttccttattctctccttctctctctctctctctcccacttccttattctctccttctctctctctcactctcccacttccttattctctccttctctctctctctctctcactctcccacttccttattctctccttctctctctctctctctctctctctcccacttccttattctctccttctctccctctctctctctgatcctgATTCTTttcagaattatttttttaaggtttagaaatgaaatgaaatcatgtAGATTAAATGAATCCCGGTGTTTCTCCTCCTCAGGGCTCGTCAGCGCAGATGTCCATCATTAAGGAGGCTTTCGCAGGAGATGACGTCATCTCCGACTTcctgaaagacaaaaagaaacaggaagaggCGGGGCAACCCAAAGTGGTGGACCTGACCCTGCCTGGGTGGGGGGAGTGGGGCGGAGTCGGCCTCAAGCCTTCCCGATACAAACGCAGGAAGTAAGTCATACAGGAAGTggaactttattttatttatcttaattGTTTGGATTTTTATCGAGTAGTACAGATAAGGTTGCCATGGAAACGTGGCAAAAATCTGGAACAATGTttagtaaataaagaaaaatgttttcattgttttgttttttgtattggTACCCCAGCTCCGATATTAGAAATTTTTACACAgagttttatcttttatttatttatgaaatgtatgtaATTGTTGTATTCGGTGTTGAAGACAGAGGTTAGTAATTATAGTGTTTATGGCCGTGTCCAGCATTATTCTGACCGCTCCAGGAGCTGGGTCAGGGTCCTCGGGGCTCAGCGGTGGTTCTGGGTGTGggatcagtgacagtgaggTTTTGTTGTAGGTTCCGGCTGAAGCCTCATCCTGCTGCCCTGAGAAAAGACCAGAAGCTTCCGGCTGTGATCATCTCAGAGAAGAGGAACTCGTCTGTGGCGTTGCATCAGGTAACCTGCAGCCTGGACGTGGTGATGGTCAGACTCGCTTTACAGAACTGCAGGAAACACtgtctggagatagaaataaaatcagtgtgtctttatttttaataaaacatgatcACTCTGAATGTTTTACCAACATCACCACTCACACaaccgtctgtctgtctgtctgtctgtctaactgtctgtctgtgtctgtctctctcactgtctctctctctcactcacacacaccctcaccatAATTTGCAATCTTTCTTTGActttctttatatttctgtctgtctgtctctctctctctctgtgtctttctctgtctgtctgtctgtctgtctgtctgtctctctctctctctctctctaggtgaGCCAGTTGCCGTTCCCGTTCCAGAACAGCTCTCAGTTTGAGGTGTGTATGCGTTCTCCTGTGGGTCAGACGTGGAACACGCAGAACTCGGTGAAGAAGCTCACCGCTCCCAAAGTGGTGACCAGACTGGGGTCCATCATCGAGCCGCTGAGGAAGGAGGACTTCCAGCCGGAGGAGAAGAGCGCGGAGGCGCTGAAGAAACGGCCACAGATCGTCctggaggagaagagagggaaAGGCGGGAGGGCAGGGGGTGGAGCcaggagagcacagagacaacaacaacaacagaagaagaagaaacagaaaacagattAGAGGAGTGAATGGAGTGACTTTAATCAGGAAGAGTGAATGACTTTCAAACTCGATTCTTCCTGAATGAAAGACGAGtgactttaaactttataaaggACAGAATCTGAAGCTTGAGCGGAGCGATTTAATGTAAAAATCATACGAAAGAGAAACTTGTTGAAAATATAATCTTGTTTTTGTTGGAGTCGGTGTCTTCTCTGCCGTCTCTGTGTTTGGAATTAAACTGCTCGGTGTTGTCCTGTCTCGTTCTGTACCTTTTTGTCGTCCTGATAAACCTGTGATGGATCTCGACATCTCTCCATAATCACTTCTGCTTTAAAGCTCTGAAAACAGGAACTGATTTGATTTCATAAAAACGgaaacacttgtttttttttcctgagtaaAGCTGTTTGGTAAAGCAGGAAGGTTTGATTTCACAGCTCTGTGGTAAGAACAGAAATGTGCTGGATTTCGTAACGGAGCTCAGACGAACTTCTCCAAACACCAAGACGCCTGAAATCAAGTGAAGCTCAGAGCACTGCGCTCTTCATGGCTGTTCACACCACAGAGCTCCGGATTTAGATCTggattaaaataaaagcttgTCTTTGTGTTAGATAACAGCAGTACATCAACACTCCAGACTCTGAACAGTGACTGATCAGGAAGCTCTGTAGAGGACGCGCTGTGGCTTGGTATCAGATCTTTTTTCCTGAATcatggtgtgttacagtttACCCACCAGGTCGGCTTCattaaaaaagtgttttataaAAAGCCAGCAGCTTtttcactaaaaaaaacaacacactttctttcttcctgGCTATAACCGGTTTAAAATCAGGTTCAATTCCAGGACTTGTATAATGTTTTCTATTCAGTTCATTTCCTGTTCACATGATGGATGATTTATCCGTATTATTAACCTTTCCTGTCTAATCTCATGCACTAAAACACACAGTGCTTTTTAAGTTTTTGCACCCCAAATCTGTTTACTTTAATTTCTCAGCTCTTTGGAGGCTCAGATCTCAGCTCAGGAGTGCGACAGGATGGAAATAAGCGCACTCCTGTGTTCATCCTGAGCTCCTTAATGTTCAGGGTGAAAATCTGAGAATAGTCAGTTTCTTGCTTAAAATACTGTAAAGGTTTTAGCCTTTGTGtggtggttttgttttttttgatgcGAGTGTATTTCTGTCCTGTGAACAAACGACACCTTATGACTTATCAGATTCCACAATTCAGCAGCATGGCAACGCGtctgaaagacaaaacaaaagcttcATTGATAAACGTGTGAAGGAAGAAGCGACTGAAGCTTCAGTgttgtctggaaaaaaaacaaatgagatCATGAGATATTTTGGTGGAGATTTCCAATCCGTCAGTATTAATTTTCAGAAGGCTGGAGAAGTTCCGTGTTTGTCTGTCATCActatatgattgtgtgtgtgtgtgtgtgtgtgtgtgtgtgtgtgtgtgtgtgtgtgtgtgtgtgtgtgtgtgtgagggcattTCTGAGAAACGCAGCCTCACCTGAACCAGCATGAATAGTTCATGAAGGCCAGTGTTGCCAATcatgatgaaagaaagaaaggggatggagttttgggtttttttccgagtgtgtgtgtgtgtgtgtgtttttttcatgCTGCTGTGACTCAGCACAAAGTTTCTTCTAAAAGCTGCCCTTCATCTCAGGAGTTTCTCCCTCAGGTCTGTCACATCTTCTCGTCTGTTCTCGTGGATTCTCTGTAGACATGCAGCTCCTGCTCTTTGTTGCTGTTTGGCTCCAAATTTTGTCCACTGTAGCCGGATATCCGAACGGTGCTCCAGTCGACAGGTGTGGGAACATGACCCCTGGACACAACGTCCTTCCGCAGACGAGCTCCTCTCCTTACACCATCATGATCAGCAACAACACCTTCAGACCCAATGAGCCGATCAGAGGTAATGTCCACTGCTACCCCTTTATTTTTTGAAGCTCTCAGAGCTTCTCAGTGGAGTGAAGGAGAAACGGGAAATTTCAAACTGTTAGTAAGAGGAACTGTTAAGGGTGTCTCTAATAGAAGGTTTTTAGAAAGTTATTAGTGGAGGATGGATGGAGCGATGGAAaagtgaaaatataaataaagagcTGAGTGAAGGGTGAAGGTGAGCTGGCAGAAGAAGGACTGATGGATGGAGTAATAGGATTGGAGAGATAGTGAGCTAACATAAATAAAGGTATGGATGAATGTTGGATAAGATGGTAGATGGTGTTGGATGGAGAGATAGTGAGCTAATAGAGATAAATAACGACAGACTGATAGAGAAGGATGAATGTTGGATAAGACGGTAGATGGTGTTGGATGGAGAGATAGTGAAGAGTAGGAGAGGGATGGGTACTTGACAGATGGAGGGATCGAGAAAGCGGTAGACGAGATTAAACAATGGCTCtttgagagagaggaaaaaagaacagaTGAAGGGGAAGTGAGAAGGTCTgcagggaggaggaagaggaggatgatgaggaggaggcgGCGGCGGTCAGAGGTCCGGTGTGATGctttgaggaggaggaggtggacgATTTGGATGGACGGCGAGTTTGAAAGGGTGCAGATGTTTAAAATGAggtgtaatattaaaggtgtaACATGATGCAGCCTATAGAGGCAGTTAGCGTTAGCGCccgtgaggaagaggaagagcttATAATGCTTCATAAGTGATTCATGATAACATTAGAGAACTTAAAGTAACGGATTAGGAAACCTCAGGTGAGCTCCGAGATGGCATGGAGGGGTGGGTTGTTTTTGGAAGTCTTGTGCTTTAAATATCTCTCGAGTTACTCAGACCAGCGCTCGACTTTCTGTGTCTCGAAACCTGcagaaactttttattttaaatctcctgaAGTGGATTTACTGCGGCCACGCTAAAGAGGGTTTCagattttatattgttttatatatacatgcttttatctttctttctttctttaaattgaaatatttgGTACTCAccataagacacacacacacacacacacagtgtttacaaTTACAATTAACTAATTGACAATTAACTACATTTTCATTAATTTGATAATTTCTGACTTTCTCaactctttaaaaaataataaaataaaattctcatGACCTTTACATCAAATCAGCTCATTAGACAAAGTCAGATTTGgatgatttaatgattttaataatcttttttatttgattttttttgttgcatataTCATGCAGGTCTAAATGATTATCAATAATTATTCTAGTATTTGTGTTCTGATTGTGAAACTCAACACGACAGGAGGAAGCCGCAAATTGAAATCAAGCTTCTTTCGCTCGAATTcagtaattgtttttaaaataataaatcaacatttaatacaaaactatttccttttcttttttcaatttatatcagaatcagaatcaggttttttgcctaaaaatgttttttacacTAAGAGGGAACCCTCAAACACACCAGATCTCAAAATAACTACACTCtacatttaatttacaaaacaattaaacaatACTATACAGAAAAATTCGATATACATTTAATCAGACAGGttagaaatgtatataaagtgaGATGTACATAGAGTTTATAACTAATTCCCAGCTCTCTGTGCTCTATTTGAACTCTATTGTAATTCTGGTGTAATGATGGCGtatctctaataaacacacGAAAAAATCCGAGCTCGACAATTAAGcgattattttattaatgttatttaagcCGTTTCAGTGAAAAGCGACcggaaaaaaaatgtagaaaatagtGAAGTGTTAGCGCTCAGTAAATCTCCTGCTCCCCCTGCTGGTCATAAACCGCCATTACACCGAATTAGAACCCAACCCAagacgcgcgcgcgcgcacacacacacacacacacacacatcctgtacTTGATATTTCGGGACACTAATAAAGTCAGTCATCATTTTgaatacaaaacaaactgtattaataataaacttctctttaatattttaaatattttctgtttttctctgtaaaatcattaaaattcatGTTTAGGTGTGTAGTTCATCACAGTTCGGGATTAAACATGATTAAAGTCCGGCATTTTTAATGAGACTTTCAAAGACTAAAAGATTGCAGCTTTTACTTTTGTGTTATTGAGTCAGATGATTTGTTTTGAGGAGAGTTTTGATGATCTGGAGATGCATGAtgtcatatgtgtgtgtgtgtgtgtgtgtgtgtgtgtgtctcagtgatgATTGAGGGTCCAGTGTACCTCGGTGTGCTCCTGCAGGCTCGATCGAGCTCCGGCACAGACGCAATCGGGACCTGGGGCATACCACCACCCAACACCAAGTACCTAGCggtgattacacacacacacacacacacacacacacacagatgtactaACATAAAATAGCTTTGCCGatatttcttctcctcctctcctagACCCGTTATACAGATGATTTGGACGCTTACCTTTCCTGTTGTGTTTCCTTCCTGATCTATTTCATttccatattttatatattcattctATTTCATTCACTGCACATGCACTTTAACCGATATCGATCGATAAAATACGGAAATTCTGCGTCTCAGACCCGTACCGGttatttattgtgtgtagtatgttgaaGATCGGAGGCTCAGATCTCGGCTCAGGAGTGTAACTGGACGAAGGTAAACACACCCTTGTGTTAGTCTCCGCCTCCTTAATGTACTGTGTGATTTTGGTGAAAATCTGAGAACGTCAAATTTTTTGCCCAAGAAATTGGTAAGAGGTTAGccttagtgtttttttttttggtgaaaaaaTCACCATTCTCAGATTTTCACCAAATTCACAGCGTGTGTTAAGGAGGTCAAGCCGAACGcaggagtgtgtttgttttcgTCCTGCCCCTCTCCTGAGCTGAGATCTCAGCACTTTAATGTCAGTGTATAGAGTGAGAGTGATCTGGAGTTATAGCAGCGATAAATGGTCCTTCCCTCTCTAATTAACTCGATCGAAAAGTGGAAGTCACAGCTTtgcctctgacactggagactccttcttttataaatgttaaacGTTATGATATCTGTGAATTTGTTTACGTTGCACGTTAGCCACACACCTCCCTGTGACTGggctgttgctatagtaacgtaAGTTCATTAATAGTGATAATAAGTCACAGTTTTGCACTTTACTTtattatacagtttatttacgtgtgtgtgtgtgtgtgtgtgtgtgtgtgtgttgcagtgctCAGGCAATGGCCAAAGtgccatcacacactccagcattatcaataAGAACAACAAGACCATCTACACCTGGATTCCTCCTGAATCTCTCCAAACTGCCTTCATCAGGTGACCAGCAGGAAGTCCtcagtacatttaaaaaaaaaaaaaaagacttcctGTGAGACTTATTTTGCAAATTAGATTAGAATTAGACACAATAGAACTGATGGAACAGAtaagaaacaaaattaaaatgacaaacctgaatagacatacagtacaaacacacctgaaatataaaagaaaaaactctTCATTTCCACACCTGCAGacttaaacacattttattacactgttgtccattaattcattaattattaatcattatgaATTATATATTAGTGTTTCTGATATTATATatcatgtaaaaaatataaagtaatatgtataaaaatgattACAGTAATATTTGTGCTAACAcgtatgtttttttattaaatgcttGTGCTTTTTGTCCCTCAGGGCCACTGTAGTTGCAAACAGAACCACTTTCTGGATAAACCTCACATCAGAAAGGCTGACCAGAGGTGAGAGGTCATCATGGTGATATTAGACTTTAAATGCAGCCTGTTGCGCTTCAGATGAACCATAAAAAGTGTAaacttctctgtcctgaagataaAGTTCATCTTTACCGTAAAACCATCTCAACAGCTGGTTTTTAAGCTCCTCCTATTTGTGTCTTCCTGGCTTGTGACCTTTAACCTTTCCCCTTTTTCTCAGCCCCAGGTGGAGGCGGTAACACAGCAGCTGATGCTAAGATGGCCGCTGCCTCTGTGGTGTTTCTCACGCTCCTGTCCTCGATGGTGGTGCAGTAGTTGGGGGACGCCCCCTCAGTGACCTCTCCCTGAAGGGTCCGTGTCACTGTCCGAAGCCACGCCCTGTATTCCGCCTCGCGAGCCGTGTTTATGAGCTGAGATATAAGGAGAACGTAGTGAGATCTTAGGATCTTTTTTATCCagaatgaagtgaaatgaagatgtttaataaatttaatatcTGTTTGGAAATGTTCTCAAAGTGTCTGATTGACTGTGTACACTGACATTCAGTAACAAGAACCCCTCTGTAAGTAAATCTAATCTAGAAGAACTCTAATCTATATCTACTATAATTAACTCTAGAGGTTCATTAGAATCACACTTGAGTTACAATAGAGATACTTTAGAGTTACTCTCTGATTACCCGGGGTTTTGTGTTAGGGTTACACCAGAGTTACACTAGAGTTACACGAGTTACTTTAGAATTACACCAGTGTTACACTAGTTACACAAGTAACATCagaattaaaatagaattgCACTAGAGGTACAATAGAATTACACCGGTGTTACAATAGTTGCACAAGTAACATCGGAATTACAATAGAGTTACAATAGAATTGCACTAGAGGTACAATAGAATTACACCAGTTACAATGGTTCCACTAGAGTTATAATAGAATCACACAAGTTACATTAGAGTTACAATAGAGTTACATTAGAAGTACACCAGTGTTACAATAGTTACACAAGTTACACTAGAGCTATAGTAGTTACACAAGTTACATTAGAGTTACAATAGAGTTATATTAGAAGTACACCAGTGTTACAATAGTTACACAAGTTACACTAGAGCTATAGTAGAGTTACACAAGTTACATTAGAGTTACAATAGAGTTACACAAGTAACATCAGAATTACACTAGAGTTACAGTATAATTACACTAGAGTTACAATAGAATTACACTAGCATTACACTACACAGGTTACACTGGAATTACACTATAGTTTCAATAAAGTCAAAGACAATAGAGTTACATGACTTACATTAGTTGCAATAGAGTCACACAAGTAACACTAGTTACATGAGTTACATTAGTTACAATAGAGTTACATTAGAATTACAACAGAGTTCCTCGAATTACATTAGAGTTAGAATAGAGTTGCACAAGTAACTAGATTTACACTAGAGTTACAATAGTTATACTAGAGTTACAATTGAATTAAACtagcattataaaaaaaaagttacaataGAGTTACACAAGTTACACTGGAATTACACTGGAGTTACATTAGAATTAAAATAGAGTTGCAGTAGAGTTACAAGAGTTACTTTAGGGTTACATAAGTGTAACATTAGAATTGCACTACGGTACATGTAACTCATAACACTGTTGTACCCATAAGGCACCTCTATTGTAAGTCATGTAACTTGTGTAATTCTATTGTAACTCTACTGTACGCCTAATTAACTCACATGGACCTCTGATATAACTAGTGTAACTAGTATAACTCTAATCTAACTCTAGTTTAACTAATGTAGCTATGGTACATGTCTAATACAACTCTACTGTAACTCTATTGTAATTCTGATGCAATCATGATGTACATCTAATGAAGATCTGGTGTAACTCTAGTCTATTagtgtagaatttttttttttttttaatatgagcGGTTCAGATCTCAGGAGAGTGACCGGACGAAACGAAACACACTCCTGCGTTCGTCTTGACCTTTCTAATGTTTGGTgtaaatttggaaaaaaatcCGAGAACGACGAATTTTTGCCCGAAAAAAACCATCAAGTTATAACCTCTTACCATTTTTGGGGCAAAAAATTTGACGTTCTCAGATTTTGACCAAATTCACAGTGTAGGTTCAGGAGGCGGAGACTAACACAGGGGTGCACTTACTTTTGTCCAGTTCCACTCCTGAGCCGAGATCTGACCGCTTTAGTACctgtgttatagcagctataaacagtctttccctcagcagccCAGTTCATGTTACCGGGTGTTCTGTTCACCATCCCGTTatacctgtacacacctatagAACTCTACTGTAACTAATATAACTCTAGTATACCTATTATATCAACTGCTTAATTAAAAACTTCAATTTTGCCAATACTGTAACTCTAACGTAACTCTAGAGTACCGGTAGTGTTATACTGAACTCTATTTGACGTTCTCAGATTTTCACCAAATTCACAAAATAGGTTCAGGAGGTGGAGACTAACAGAGGGGTGGGCTTCCTTCCGTCCTGCTCCACCCCTGAGCCAGGAGCTGACCACTTTCACAGTGGGAGTGAACTGGTGTTATAGCAGCGATAAACAGTCGTTCCCACCGCGGCTTCTCTTCtgctaataataaaagaaaaacccacagcTCGTCATATTACTTGAAGAATGGTAAGAAGGGTTAACtcatctgtcctgaagattcAATTTAC
This genomic interval carries:
- the si:dkey-251i10.2 gene encoding putative defense protein 3: MQLLLFVAVWLQILSTVAGYPNGAPVDRCGNMTPGHNVLPQTSSSPYTIMISNNTFRPNEPIRVMIEGPVYLGVLLQARSSSGTDAIGTWGIPPPNTKYLACSGNGQSAITHSSIINKNNKTIYTWIPPESLQTAFIRATVVANRTTFWINLTSERLTRAPGGGGNTAADAKMAAASVVFLTLLSSMVVQ